A region of Bombus huntii isolate Logan2020A chromosome 15, iyBomHunt1.1, whole genome shotgun sequence DNA encodes the following proteins:
- the LOC126873694 gene encoding myogenesis-regulating glycosidase isoform X2 encodes MPSNLDEMEDLRIDRQKGTASKFTRSESDDSSSVTFSNSGSTPNGSPLGSETEEEANDEELAKVPLQAPPRRKGRTMSPMINKKLGNDPMELSGGQSANSTITSVNSISSLLKEKLQLSIPQALRSSKKRQNADYRLRAFVGILFLCVVFLVGFAHFYYTQHVLQRAYFDKFSFNKNKRVMRVYSSTGTEVIAARLGEGIPAETGVFPCLSHHQKQDSVCMEWLQQARLYLAHTKHTDMHCYHVTWQSLNPHYNPKDCFDWSQKRGHWYGGGQVQNMPYPLERGRLDLSPFITGDITKHPFGNVLKRYFLNSKGATVLVDPETPLYVSINANKSNNFCMQAKYDAFAYINHLTPLPQLNYTICATDNMKNLHSSMAEKSLWDGLKPDELNAVHSLLSEPVWQISPTSEAAVYNYTDNVIALGFLRQGHVLLSEEWQPSPGDFVLDEERFPSMEETINIIHRRGFRIVFSIQPFISTESINFRDAVANRLLISERGSDPRIPALARYKQSNSVGVLDITNNKTLPWLQSKLERLIMKYHVDSFYLDLGTAQDMPHYYKCEQPLTNPDHYKTIFTKSILGSVPVMGVSGAISRPRPPVFVSLPPFSSSWKAIKTVIPTVLTYGMIGYPFIMPGAVGGDVALPMSDNNPDNDFEVNLPDKELYIRWLQLSTFLPVIRFTHLPSKYSDESVLEIAKTLTTLRQKTVTPLLKKYAKEILDTGLPIIRPLWMLDPADPACHVVVDEFSVGEELIVAPVLYSGSRQREVYLPAGVWKDGIDGSLRKGSRWIHNYRVAEDKVAYFVKMPDNTRF; translated from the exons ATGCCTAGTAATCTGGATGAAATGGAGGATCTACGAATCGATAGGCAAAAG GGAACCGCCTCGAAGTTCACGAGATCGGAGAGCGACGACAGCAGCAGCGTGACGTTCAGCAACAGCGGTTCGACGCCCAATGGAAGTCCGCTCGGTTCTGAGACCGAGGAAGAAGCGAATGACGAAGAGTTGGCCAA AGTACCGTTGCAAGCTCCACCTCGAAGGAAAGGCAGAACCATGTCTCCAAtgataaataagaaattaggAAACGATCCGATGGAACTATCTGGAGGGCAGAGCGCCAACTCCACGATAACGAGCGTTAACAGCATTAGCAGTTTGCTCAAGGAAAAACTTCAGCTGTCGATTCCTCAAGCTCTACGCAGTAGCAAGAAGAGGCAGAACGCCGATTATCG ACTTCGAGCTTTCGTCGGTATATTGTTCCTCTGTGTCGTCTTCCTGGTAGGATTTGCGCATTTTTATTATACGCAGCACGTCCTTCAACGGGCCTATTTCGACAAATTTAG TTTCAATAAGAACAAACGAGTGATGCGCGTATACAGCAGTACCGGAACGGAAGTGATCGCAGCGAGACTCGGCGAGGGTATACCTGCAGAGACCGGAGTATTTCCTTGTCTATCTCATCACCAGAAGCAAGACTCTGTTTGCATGGAGTGGCTTCAACAAGCACGTCTATATCTCGCTCACACAAAACACACGGACATGCACTGTTACCACGTTACTTGGCAAAGTTTAAATCCTCACTACAACCCCAAAGATTGCTTCGATTGGTCGCAAAAGAGAGGCCATTGGTACGGTGGTGGCCAAGTGCAGAATATGCCTTATCCTCTCGAACGTGGACGACTTGATTTAAGTCCTTTTATTACCGGTGACATTACCAAACATCCTTTTGGAAATGTACTCAAGAGATATTTCTTAAACTCGAAAGGCGCTACTGTACTGGTTGATCCAGAAACTCCACTTTACGTGTCGATTAACGCAAACAAAAGCAACAACTTCTGTATGCAAGCGAAATATGATGCTTTCGCGTATATTAATCATCTGACACCGTTGCCTCAGTTAAACTACACGATCTGTGCTACCGATAATATGAAGAATTTGCATTCTTCCATGGCTGAGAAGTCTTTGTGGGACGGTTTAAAACCGGATGAGTTGAACGCGGTTCATTCGCTGCTGTCTGAACCAGTCTGGCAAATTTCACCTACCAGTGAAGCAGCGGTTTACAATTACACGGATAACGTGATAGCTTTGGGCTTCTTGAGACAGGGACACGTTTTGCTGAGCGAGGAGTGGCAGCCTAGTCCAGGTGACTTCGTGTTGGATGAGGAACGATTCCCGTCGATGGAAGAAACGATTAATATTATTCACCGTCGAGGATTTAGAATCGTGTTCAGTATACAGCCGTTTATATCTACAGAATCTATCAATTTTAGAGACGCCGTGGCCAACCGATTATTGATCTCTGAGAGAGGAAGTGATCCGAGAATACCCGCTTTGGCTAG GTACAAGCAGAGTAACAGCGTGGGCGTCCTAGATATCACGAACAATAAAACTCTACCTTGGCTGCAGTCCAAGCTTGAAAGATTGATCATGAAGTACCACGTGGACTCGTTCTACCTTGACTTAGGCACAGCGCAAGACATGCCTCACTATTACAAATGCGAGCAGCCACTGACAAATCCGGATCATTACAAAACGATATTCACAAAATCGATATTGGGATCCGTGCCAGTGATGGGTGTGTCAGGCGCGATCTCTAGGCCACGACCGCCAGTATTCGTTTCCCTTCCGCCATTCTCTTCCTCGTGGAAGGCCATCAAGACTGTTATACCAACAGTTTTGACCTATGGAATGATTGGTTATCCATTCATTATGCCGGGTGCTGTTGGAGGAGACGTGGCTCTCCCCATGTCTGACAATAATCCTGATAATGACTTTGAAGTGAATTTACCGGACAAAGAATTGTACATCAGATGGTTACAGCTGTCTACGTTTTTACCAGTGATACGCTTCACTCATTTACCAAGCAAATACTCGGACGAATCTGTGTTAGAAATAGCCAAGACGTTGACGACCTTAAGACAAAAGACAGTGACACCGTTGTTAAAGAAATACGCTAAGGAAATACTCGACACTGGTCTACCAATAATTCGACCCTTGTGGATGTTAGATCCTGCGGATCCGGCCTGTCACGTTGTCGTTGATGAATTTTCTGTGGGAGAGGAACTTATAGTAGCGCCCGTACTTTATTCCGGTAGCAGACAGAGAGAAGTTTATCTGCCTGCAGGAGTGTGGAAGGATGGAATCGATGGTAGTCTTAGGAAAGGATCTAGATGGATCCACAATTACAGAGTCGCTGAGGATAAGGTTGCTTACTTTGTGAAAATGCCGGATAATACAAgattttaa
- the LOC126873738 gene encoding nucleoside diphosphate kinase homolog 5-like, translated as MCDCPADKEDGSRKVPETVTLFKKCAKSYRPTKDITEPPSCDTISDKDIWSTVDSSQSDHKCTIYGSQSSSNSFSTDSKVYKFVDFGECECLGEAEEEPWHPPIFSYEPCVEEEEVEERPDIECTLAIIKPEAIIYRKQIEQRIFEEGFEIYQTRWLQLTPEQVSEFYSDKYGQLNFAYLVAYMASEPIIVHVLAKKCAVHEWRLLMGPTKVTEARLYYPDSIRARYGRRGEDFKNAVHGSNTRQEAEKEIHFFFPDCIDSVVTCPFLFFFFFFNHRSFRLFVSVIVEPLLKNQIAVDYLWEVLNPVLVEALSTVRKTSRIPFVKPQRLDRKLIICSNSFTQCCKLKPADPVLWLANWLIMNNPNKPKLPQDLAMIPS; from the exons ATGTGCGATTGTCCTGCGGATAAAGAGGATGGTAGCAGAAAGGTTCCGGAGACAGTGACGCTTTTCAAAAAATGTGCAAAATCGTACCGTCCAACGAAAGACATAACCGAACCACCGAGCTGTGACACAATTTCGGATAAAGATATCTGGAGTACTGTGGATTCTTCGCAATCGGATCATAAATGTACTATCTACGGATCCCAGTCGAGCTCAAATAGTTTTAGCACTGATTCCAAAGtg TACAAGTTCGTCGATTTTGGGGAATGCGAGTGTCTCGGAGAAGCCGAAGAAGAACCATGGCATCCACCGATATTCAGTTACGAGCCCTGCGTCGAGGAAGAGGAAGTCGAAGAAAGGCCAGACATCGAGTGCACGTTGGCAATTATAAAACCAGAAGCAATAATCTATAGAAAACAAATCGAGCAACGAATATTCGAGGAAGGCTTCGAGATTTATCAAACACGATGGCTGCAGCTCACGCCAGAACAGGTGTCCGAGTTTTACTCGGATAAATATGGACAGCTAAATTTTGCATATCTTGTTGCCTATATGGCATCAGAACCTATAATCGTTCACGTTTTGGCGAAAAAATGCGCCGTTCATGAGTGGCGATTGCTCATGGGTCCGACGaaa GTCACGGAAGCTCGTTTGTATTATCCTGATAGTATAAGAGCGAGATATGGTAGAAGAGGCGAGGATTTTAAAAATGCTGTTCACGGAAGTAACACTCGACAAGAGGCtgagaaagaaattcatttcttctttcctGATTGTATAGATTCTGTAGTTAcgtgtccttttctcttttttttttttttttttaatcatagATCATTTCGTTTGTTTGTTTCAGTCATAGTCGAGCCTCTGCTGAAGAATCAAATAGCAGTGGATTACTTGTGGGAAGTACTTAACCCTGTACTCGTAGAAGCACTATCAACAGTAAGAAAAACTTCTAGAATACCTTTTGTCAAACCTCAACGATTAGACCGGAAATTGATAATTTGTTCAAATTCCTTTACACAGTGTTGCAAATTAAAACCTGCAGATCCTGTCCTGTGGCTTGCCAATTGGTTGATTATGAACAATCCGAATAAACCGAAATTGCCGCAAGATCTTGCCATGATTCCATCGTGA
- the LOC126873694 gene encoding uncharacterized protein LOC126873694 isoform X1 — protein sequence MERLKRKRKRADNQKKVLLSIVDPWDVSVASVDPVGLAERPGVSLSFLLPQQSGSKPEESLSPGRIVRIPSPWYKPAYSSVVEHLPAGGAVETSSGEPTWVDPWHSSRSPSGGKYYPAKTPEKPARKKVSNERKSSRRNGNLRDDLEIPDDNGLIGATPEITCNDFDDEQSGGTVARVRFVNEERPRSSTWGSRLDEINRAHKVNNLYSSNTIHLPTVSHTGNCDSTRERGERLRGRTKDSAVNVDGNVEKKQCTLTKENETLGHGIFEDEQLVNVVQNLVISRYSPILSGTQRRAINKRTPCQRHEPQKEKITVDTSKVAGHNENAPATSTDKITETIKVPNDKSTETSDPTILANRIRKTSISMPSNLDEMEDLRIDRQKGTASKFTRSESDDSSSVTFSNSGSTPNGSPLGSETEEEANDEELAKVPLQAPPRRKGRTMSPMINKKLGNDPMELSGGQSANSTITSVNSISSLLKEKLQLSIPQALRSSKKRQNADYRLRAFVGILFLCVVFLVGFAHFYYTQHVLQRAYFDKFSFNKNKRVMRVYSSTGTEVIAARLGEGIPAETGVFPCLSHHQKQDSVCMEWLQQARLYLAHTKHTDMHCYHVTWQSLNPHYNPKDCFDWSQKRGHWYGGGQVQNMPYPLERGRLDLSPFITGDITKHPFGNVLKRYFLNSKGATVLVDPETPLYVSINANKSNNFCMQAKYDAFAYINHLTPLPQLNYTICATDNMKNLHSSMAEKSLWDGLKPDELNAVHSLLSEPVWQISPTSEAAVYNYTDNVIALGFLRQGHVLLSEEWQPSPGDFVLDEERFPSMEETINIIHRRGFRIVFSIQPFISTESINFRDAVANRLLISERGSDPRIPALARYKQSNSVGVLDITNNKTLPWLQSKLERLIMKYHVDSFYLDLGTAQDMPHYYKCEQPLTNPDHYKTIFTKSILGSVPVMGVSGAISRPRPPVFVSLPPFSSSWKAIKTVIPTVLTYGMIGYPFIMPGAVGGDVALPMSDNNPDNDFEVNLPDKELYIRWLQLSTFLPVIRFTHLPSKYSDESVLEIAKTLTTLRQKTVTPLLKKYAKEILDTGLPIIRPLWMLDPADPACHVVVDEFSVGEELIVAPVLYSGSRQREVYLPAGVWKDGIDGSLRKGSRWIHNYRVAEDKVAYFVKMPDNTRF from the exons ATGGAGAGATTAAAGAGGAAACGAAAGAGAGCCGACAATCAAAAG AAAGTATTGCTCTCCATCGTCGATCCCTGGGACGTCAGTGTAGCCAGTGTCGATCCAGTCGGCTTGGCAGAACGACCAGGCGTTTCCCTGTCATTCTTATTGCCACAACAGAGCGGAAGTAAGCCAGAGGAATCTTTGTCCCCTGGTAGAATAGTCAGGATCCCGTCACCTTGGTACAAGCCAGCATATAGCAGCGTGGTGGAACATCTTCCCGCTGGCGGAGCTGTTGAAACCAGCTCCGGGGAACCCACCTGGGTGGACCCTTGGCACTCTTCCAG GTCACCAAGTGGAGGAAAATACTATCCAGCGAAAACACCAGAAAAACCGGCGAGAAAGAAGGTGTCGAACGAAAGGAAGAGTTCGAGAAGAAACGGTAACCTCCGGGACGATCTGGAAATTCCAGACGACAATGGATTAATCGGCGCGACACCGGAAATCACGTGCAATGATTTCGATGACGAGCAGAGTGGTGGAACAGTAGCAAGAGTGCGTTTCGTGAACGAAGAACGCCCTAG GAGTTCCACTTGGGGATCACGATTGGACGAAATAAATCGTGCCCATAAAGTGAATAATTTGTACTCGTCGAATACGATTCATTTACCGACTGTGAGTCACACTGGGAATTGTGATTCTACGCGTGAACGAGGAGAACGTTTACGAGGTAGAACGAAGGATTCTGCGGTGAATGTTGATGGGAACGTCGAAAAGAAACAGTGCACGTTAACCAAAGAAAACGAAACGCTCGGCCACGGAATTTTTGAGGACGAACAGCTTGTGAATGTTGTGCAAAATTTAGTAATTTCGAG GTACAGTCCCATTTTAAGCGGAACGCAAAGAAGGGCAATAAACAAAAGAACGCCATGTCAACGTCACGAACCTCAAAAGGAGAAAATCACAGTAG ATACATCGAAGGTGGCGGGACATAACGAAAACGCGCCTGCCACATCCACAGACAAAATTACGGAAACTATAAAAGTTCCAAATGACAAGAGTACTGAAACGAGCGATCCTACGATACTAGCTAATCGAATTCGTAAAACGAGTATTTCGATGCCTAGTAATCTGGATGAAATGGAGGATCTACGAATCGATAGGCAAAAG GGAACCGCCTCGAAGTTCACGAGATCGGAGAGCGACGACAGCAGCAGCGTGACGTTCAGCAACAGCGGTTCGACGCCCAATGGAAGTCCGCTCGGTTCTGAGACCGAGGAAGAAGCGAATGACGAAGAGTTGGCCAA AGTACCGTTGCAAGCTCCACCTCGAAGGAAAGGCAGAACCATGTCTCCAAtgataaataagaaattaggAAACGATCCGATGGAACTATCTGGAGGGCAGAGCGCCAACTCCACGATAACGAGCGTTAACAGCATTAGCAGTTTGCTCAAGGAAAAACTTCAGCTGTCGATTCCTCAAGCTCTACGCAGTAGCAAGAAGAGGCAGAACGCCGATTATCG ACTTCGAGCTTTCGTCGGTATATTGTTCCTCTGTGTCGTCTTCCTGGTAGGATTTGCGCATTTTTATTATACGCAGCACGTCCTTCAACGGGCCTATTTCGACAAATTTAG TTTCAATAAGAACAAACGAGTGATGCGCGTATACAGCAGTACCGGAACGGAAGTGATCGCAGCGAGACTCGGCGAGGGTATACCTGCAGAGACCGGAGTATTTCCTTGTCTATCTCATCACCAGAAGCAAGACTCTGTTTGCATGGAGTGGCTTCAACAAGCACGTCTATATCTCGCTCACACAAAACACACGGACATGCACTGTTACCACGTTACTTGGCAAAGTTTAAATCCTCACTACAACCCCAAAGATTGCTTCGATTGGTCGCAAAAGAGAGGCCATTGGTACGGTGGTGGCCAAGTGCAGAATATGCCTTATCCTCTCGAACGTGGACGACTTGATTTAAGTCCTTTTATTACCGGTGACATTACCAAACATCCTTTTGGAAATGTACTCAAGAGATATTTCTTAAACTCGAAAGGCGCTACTGTACTGGTTGATCCAGAAACTCCACTTTACGTGTCGATTAACGCAAACAAAAGCAACAACTTCTGTATGCAAGCGAAATATGATGCTTTCGCGTATATTAATCATCTGACACCGTTGCCTCAGTTAAACTACACGATCTGTGCTACCGATAATATGAAGAATTTGCATTCTTCCATGGCTGAGAAGTCTTTGTGGGACGGTTTAAAACCGGATGAGTTGAACGCGGTTCATTCGCTGCTGTCTGAACCAGTCTGGCAAATTTCACCTACCAGTGAAGCAGCGGTTTACAATTACACGGATAACGTGATAGCTTTGGGCTTCTTGAGACAGGGACACGTTTTGCTGAGCGAGGAGTGGCAGCCTAGTCCAGGTGACTTCGTGTTGGATGAGGAACGATTCCCGTCGATGGAAGAAACGATTAATATTATTCACCGTCGAGGATTTAGAATCGTGTTCAGTATACAGCCGTTTATATCTACAGAATCTATCAATTTTAGAGACGCCGTGGCCAACCGATTATTGATCTCTGAGAGAGGAAGTGATCCGAGAATACCCGCTTTGGCTAG GTACAAGCAGAGTAACAGCGTGGGCGTCCTAGATATCACGAACAATAAAACTCTACCTTGGCTGCAGTCCAAGCTTGAAAGATTGATCATGAAGTACCACGTGGACTCGTTCTACCTTGACTTAGGCACAGCGCAAGACATGCCTCACTATTACAAATGCGAGCAGCCACTGACAAATCCGGATCATTACAAAACGATATTCACAAAATCGATATTGGGATCCGTGCCAGTGATGGGTGTGTCAGGCGCGATCTCTAGGCCACGACCGCCAGTATTCGTTTCCCTTCCGCCATTCTCTTCCTCGTGGAAGGCCATCAAGACTGTTATACCAACAGTTTTGACCTATGGAATGATTGGTTATCCATTCATTATGCCGGGTGCTGTTGGAGGAGACGTGGCTCTCCCCATGTCTGACAATAATCCTGATAATGACTTTGAAGTGAATTTACCGGACAAAGAATTGTACATCAGATGGTTACAGCTGTCTACGTTTTTACCAGTGATACGCTTCACTCATTTACCAAGCAAATACTCGGACGAATCTGTGTTAGAAATAGCCAAGACGTTGACGACCTTAAGACAAAAGACAGTGACACCGTTGTTAAAGAAATACGCTAAGGAAATACTCGACACTGGTCTACCAATAATTCGACCCTTGTGGATGTTAGATCCTGCGGATCCGGCCTGTCACGTTGTCGTTGATGAATTTTCTGTGGGAGAGGAACTTATAGTAGCGCCCGTACTTTATTCCGGTAGCAGACAGAGAGAAGTTTATCTGCCTGCAGGAGTGTGGAAGGATGGAATCGATGGTAGTCTTAGGAAAGGATCTAGATGGATCCACAATTACAGAGTCGCTGAGGATAAGGTTGCTTACTTTGTGAAAATGCCGGATAATACAAgattttaa
- the LOC126873724 gene encoding sorting nexin-27 isoform X2 — translation MENRGRRGPNLDSRFKAITAGNNVNVEGATHKQVVDLIKSGGDVLTLTVISVTPQEAEKLEPFEDLSYASVDYSEKRSLPISVPDYHVRERKHERYVVFNVHMAGRHLCSRRYREFAALHMALKKEFIGFNFPKLPGKWPFQLSELQLDARRRGLEQYLEKVCAVRVIAESDIMQEFLADRLEEDGDQGPAVDLKVLLPDREVVTITVAKAASVSDVYDAVCSRVGLDAETARYFYLFEIVEYNFERKLQPHEHPHTLYVQNYSTASVTCLAIRRWLFNVNRPLSEQALTWTFWQTVDEVNRGHISAGERLYQLKALQDASRKHEYLKLAKELSGYGDIVFPHCACDSRKEGHVVPAVGTPAFKLHAAKEDGTLESQVVEFHWNTITRWEVDEEGMAFCFQYTRQDNRPPRWLKLFTPYYTFLSDCFDRIAEEAKWDDPGE, via the exons AAACAATGTGAACGTCGAGGGAGCCACCCACAAGCAAGTGGTGGATTTGATCAAGTCAGGGGGTGATGTCTTAACGCTGACTGTTATCTCCGTTACGCCGCAGGAAGCGGAAAAGTTAGAACCTTTCGAAGATTTAAG TTATGCATCGGTGGACTACAGCGAGAAGCGATCTCTACCTATCAGCGTGCCGGATTATCACGTCCGTGAGAGGAAGCACGAGCGTTATGTGGTTTTCAACGTTCACATGGCAGGCAGACATTTGTGCTCTCGACGCTATCGAGAATTCGCTGCGCTGCATATGGCACTGAAGAAGGAATTTATCGGTTTTAACTTCCCTAAGCTACCAGGAAAATGGCCATTTCA ATTGAGCGAGCTTCAACTGGACGCGAGAAGGCGCGGATTAGAACAGTATTTGGAGAAGGTTTGCGCCGTGCGCGTAATTGCCGAAAGCGATATCATGCAAGAATTCTTGGCCGATAGACTCGAAGAGGATGGAGATCAAGGTCCAGCTGTCGATTTAAAAGTACTATTGCCGGATCGCGAGGTTGTTACCATAACTGTGGCTAAAGCTGCCTCCGTCAGTGACGTATACGATGCAGTTTGCAGTAGAGTGGGACTAGACGCGGAAACCGCGAGATACTTTTATCTTTTCGAGATCGTGGAATATAATTTCG AAAGAAAGCTGCAACCCCATGAACATCCTCATACCTTGTACGTTCAAAATTACTCGACCGCCAGTGTGACGTGTTTAGCGATAAGAAGGTGGCTTTTCAATGTAAATAGACCACTCAGCGAGCAAGCATTAACCTGGACCTTCTGGCAAACTGTGGACGAAGTTAACAGAGGACACATTTCGGCCGGCGAGAGATTGTATCAGTTGAAAGCATTGCAAGACGCGTCGAGGAAACACGAG TACCTAAAACTAGCGAAAGAATTGAGCGGTTACGGCGATATCGTGTTCCCTCATTGCGCGTGCGACTCACGAAAGGAAGGACACGTTGTTCCCGCTGTTGGAACACCGGCATTTAAGCTACACGCAGCGAAGGAGGACGGCACTTTGGAATCTCAAGTCGTTGAATTTCACTGGAACACCATTACTCGATGGGAGGTAGACGAAGAAGGAATGGCGTTCTGCTTTCAATACACGCGCCAAGACAACCGTCCACCGCGTTGGCTAAAGCTTTTCACACCTTAT TACACGTTCCTGTCAGATTGTTTTGACCGAATAGCCGAAGAAGCAAAGTGGGACGATCCAGGAGAATGA